In Citrus sinensis cultivar Valencia sweet orange chromosome 2, DVS_A1.0, whole genome shotgun sequence, a single genomic region encodes these proteins:
- the LOC102625416 gene encoding methyl-CpG-binding domain-containing protein 9 isoform X2, whose protein sequence is MLTPMPPTMFSISVTSSKFLHAGSGFGFQKASAIMTNTGRKGFEANKQSTDRSFQEVELRFPLGKCSRSFTPAIRFPSQNPSEILLQALREFISERHGVLEEGWSVELRHSTNSYELYAVYCAPDGRTFDSMSEVACYLGLTSSYNSLDTRVKTEESPLHDRVPVCKKRKPTKFPFANGFAENKGFISLNNIKFSSYNQHMGNFNSRSNSMVEIIESGGAENDCAGFLQNYDGLPVQFEDFFILSLGHVDGRPSYHNVNVIFPVGYTSCWHDKITGSLFICEVLDGGDSGPVFKVTRCSCSALPIPDGSTILFRPNFVQCSGRDHEANGDFTSYSKDYDSDVNIQMILSDPCLPVDNDILTCLGSCSNKSCDDDIGEISVEDRSLSSAWRRLSQKFVDACFEICKQKGVLKFSCKHIENSREFANWDMVDEKEKMRFTSLNKFCGSSVSVSIPSEFRGDNELDMLADVLLKWLDQDRFGLEAEFVQEVIEQLPGVKDCSQYEFLIDRSCYLSFLTVGNGSLMVKMKGGVGSAEEGLDGSFGRSKKRRLVEDHDHWPPPGNALCSRLPPQIVGDFFQVCLFLWRFHEVLGLKESFSLEELEEELINPWIDGCSSEKCEKKLQGTEPVSLHQCDIVGGQILSASDESHQAVSRENPHAFINLENGAVREAAQDEMGFVSYSRCSGVVLTKAHSSLLEVLIAELQSKVAALVDPNFDYGESKPRRGRKKDADNSIPHKRGKLNMLPINELTWPELARRYILAFLSMDGILDSPEITARESGRVFRCLQGDGGVLCGSLTGVAGMEADALLLAEATKKIFGSLNRENDVLTIEEVSDASGNCEKNIVNDGTLPEWAKMLEPVRKLPTNVGTRIRKCVYEALERNPPDWARKILEHSISKEVYKGNASGPTKKAVVSVLADVKERLPQNSEKGCKKKTVISISSIIMKQCRIVLRQAAAADDEKVFCNLLGRKPLSSTDNDDEGFLGSPAMVSRPLDFRTIDLRLAVGAYDGSRDSFLQDVREFWNNVRTAFGDQPDFVDLAEKLSRNFESLYENEIVTLLQKLVGYAKLESLSEETTKEINDILVQTSEIPKAPWDEGICKVCGVDKDDDSVLLCDTCDAEYHTYCLEPPLVRIPEGNWYCPSCVVRNSMVQGASEHSQVGGQHKGKKYQGEITRLCLEELRHLTTVMEEKEYWEFNVHERTFLLKFLCDELLNSALLRQHLEQCTEVTAELQQKLRSFSVEFKNLKSREETVAARVAKVEASMTNSVAEICMKEGPATVIRNNGKCIEQPQNSSNRSNCSVIALEESGPMYPTDAEGQIEEPHGDNSKMPSQKNDESIKPNEHPLASSLLQEIDNLSGEIRSQHNLQELARDAATLASPSNNQGPSVPNELHVTEGTCSVTMNEPQAHNLELNNIRNDILLLQESITSLEQQLLKLSVRREFLGSDSSGRLYWVLPLPGMHPCLIVDGSPELQQKRKILDFRGPVDKGLVLKNSSSSGSDAYSSSKGSKACCPFQYDPYAVTATSSHWILYQTDAEIEELVNWLRDNDPKERELKDSILNWKKIRFQDSQHTKKQSWDEYQSASSAPTNGDKVDCFDCLVTKAATLLEKKYGPCFESEEVLKKGGKRARVTSQEKMYRCECLEPIWPSRNHCLSCHRTFSTAVEFEEHNDTCNSAPPAYEKNKEASNSLKGKGNKKSDISRAACGTDVELVETSKPSGLIRFQNDGCPFDLNEISSKFMTQDSNKELVQEIGLLGSKGIPSLIPSVSPFLSDSTLMLMSSQKEVGVPDGQIMASETLSSSQGKQSMKNAGNDNMADDASRKSGSNGTHEVLKSKKPAFGCSEQRDRKSSSHVRVPKVGINQCCVVPQSSLRPLIGRTSQIKRRLKVNLLDIDAALPEEALRPSKAHLERRWAWRAFVKSAETIYEMVQATIILEDMIKTEFLRNEWWYWSSLSAAAKTSTMSSLALRIYSLDAAIIYDKSTTNLNPVENLKLDSTPEHKPLPGVELLEKSKVSRKSNRKRKEPEG, encoded by the exons ATGTTGACGCCGATGCCACCGACGATGTTCTCGATTTCAG TGACCTCTTCAAAGTTTTTGCATGCCGGGAGTGGATTTGGATTTCAGAAAGCTTCTGCAATTATGACAAACACTGGCAGAAAGGGTTTTGAAGCTAATAAACAAAGTACAGACAGAAGTTTTCAGGAGGTAGAATTGAGATTCCCTCTTGGAAAGTGTAGTAGAAGTTTTACTCCAGCTATTAGATTTCCATCTCAGAACCCAAGTGAGATATTGCTGCAGGCTCTTAGAGAATTCATCTCTGAAAGGCATGGTGTTCTGGAGGAAGGTTGGAGCGTTGAATTAAGACATTCTACGAATAGTTATGAACTATATGCTGTTTACTGTGCTCCAGATGGGAGGACGTTTGATTCAATGTCCGAAGTTGCTTGTTATCTTGGGTTGACATCGAGCTATAATTCTTTGGACACAAGAGTAAAAACGGAGGAATCTCCCCTACATGATAGAGTACCTGTATGCAAAAAACGGAAGCCGACAAAGTTTCCATTTGCAAATGGTTTTGCTGAAAACAAAGGTTTCATAAgtcttaataatattaaattttcatccTATAATCAACATATGGGGAATTTCAATTCTAGATCTAATAGCATGGTAGAGATTATTGAATCTGGAGGAGCGGAAAACGATTGTGCTGGGTTTCTGCAGAATTAT GACGGACTTCCTGTTCagtttgaagatttttttattctttctttggggCATGTTGATGGGAGACCTTCATATCATAATGTCAACGTGATATTTCCTGTTGGCTATACATCCTgttggcatgataagattacAGGGTCTCTTTTCATCTGTGAAGTGTTGGATGGTGGTGATTCTGGTCCTGTTTTTAAGGTCACAAGGTGTTCATGCTCTGCATTGCCAATTCCAGATGGATCAACAATCCTCTTTAGGCCAAATTTTGTACAATGTTCTGGTCGAGATCATGAAGCAAATGGTGACTTTACTTCTTATAGTAAAGATTATGACAGTGATGTCAACATTCAGATGATTCTATCAGATCCTTGCCTGCCTGTAGACAACGATATCTTGACTTGTCTTGGAAGTTGTTCAAATAAATCTTGTGATGATGACATTGGTGAGATTTCAGTGGAAGATCGTTCGTTGTCATCAGCATGGAGAAGGTTGTCTCAAAAGTTTGTTGATGCTTGCTTTGAAATTTGTAAACAAAAAGgtgttttaaagttttcctGCAAGCATATTGAAAATAGTAGGGAGTTCGCAAACTGGGATATGGTGGAtgaaaaggagaaaatgaGATTTACATCTCTGAATAAATTTTGTGGTTCTTCAGTTTCCGTTAGTATCCCATCTGAGTTTCGGGGTGATAATGAGCTTGACATGCTAGCTGATGTACTGTTGAAATGGCTAGACCAGGATAGATTTGGGTTAGAAGCTGAATTTGTGCAAGAAGTCATTGAACAGCTACCTGGTGTCAAGGACTGTTCGCAATATGAATTTCTGATTGATAGAAGTTGTTATTTATCATTTCTAACAGTTGGAAATGGATCCTTAATGGTGAAAATGAAAGGTGGAGTGGGAAGTGCGGAAGAAGGCTTAGATGGTTCGTTTGGAAGATCCAAGAAACGAAGATTGGTTGAAGACCATGATCATTGGCCTCCTCCTGGGAATGCACTGTGCTCAAGGCTTCCTCCTCAGATTGTTGGTGACTTTTTTCAG GTATGTCTGTTTTTATGGCGTTTTCATGAAGTTTTGGGCCTGAAGGAATCTTTTTCATTGGAGGAGCTTGAAGAAGAGCTTATCAACCCATGGATTGACGGCTGTAGTTCTgaaaaatgtgaaaagaaaCTCCAAGGAACTGAACCTGTGAGCTTACATCAATGTGATATTGTGGGTGGACAAATTTTATCTGCAAGCGATGAATCTCATCAGGCAGTTTCTAGGGAGAATCCTCATGCATTTATAAACCTTGAAAATGGAGCGGTGAGGGAAGCAGCCCAAGATGAAATGGGGTTTGTTAGTTACAGCAGATGCTCTGGTGTGGTTTTGACAAAGGCTCACAGCTCACTGCTGGAAGTGCTAATAGCTGAGCTGCAATCCAAGGTTGCAGCACTTGTTGATCCAAATTTTGATTATGGAGAGTCAAAACCAAGACGCGGAAGGAAGAAAGATGCAGACAACTCAATTCCTCATAAAAGAGGAAAGCTCAATATGCTCCCTATCAATGAACTGACTTGGCCAGAATTAGCTCGGAGGTACATCTTGGCTTTCTTATCCATGGACGGTATCCTTGACTCTCCTGAGATTACTGCTCGTGAAAGTGGTAGAGTGTTTCGCTGCTTACAAGGTGATGGCGGGGTGCTCTGTGGTTCTCTAACTGGAGTGGCTGGGATGGAAGCTGATGCCCTG TTGCTTGCAGAGGCTACAAAGAAAATCTTTGGTTCACTGAACAGAGAAAATGATGTGCTGACAATTGAAGAAGTGTCTGATGCATCTGGTAACTGTGAAAAGAATATTGTGAATGATGGTACCCTGCCAGAGTGGGCAAAAATGCTGGAACCTGTTAGGAAATTACCAACAAATGTGGGAACCAGAATTAGAAAGTGTGTTTATGAAGCTCTGGAAAGAAATCCGCCTGATTGGGCCAGAAAAATATTGGAACACTCCATCAGTAAGGAAGTTTACAAAGGAAATGCCTCGGGACCAACAAAG AAAGCTGTTGTTTCCGTGCTAGCCGATGTTAAGGAAAGGTTGCCTCAAAATTCAGAGAAGGGATGTAAAAAGAAGACTGTCATATCTATATCTAGTATCATTATGAAGCAATGCCGTATCGTGTTACGTCAAGCTGCTGCAGCAGATGATGAAAAGGTTTTCTGCAATTTGCTTGGAAGAAAACCATTGAGTTCTACTGATAATGACGATGAGGGATTTCTTGGATCTCCTGCCATGGTATCTCGTCCTCTGGATTTCCGAACTATTGATTTGAGGTTGGCAGTTGGGGCTTATGATGGATCACGTGATTCTTTTCTTCAGGATGTTCGGGAG TTTTGGAATAATGTTCGCACGGCATTTGGAGACCAGCctgattttgttgatttggCTGAAAAATTATCCCGAAACTTTGAATCGTTGTATGAAAATGAG ATTGTGACCCTACTTCAGAAGCTTGTGGGTTATGCCAAACTGGAAAGCTTAAGTgaagaaacaacaaaagaaataaatgatattCTAGTTCAAACTAGTGAGATCCCTAAAGCTCCTTGGGATGAGGGGATTTGCAAAGTTTGTGGGGTTGATAAAGACGATGATAGTGTTCTTCTATGTGATACTTGTGATGCTGAGTACCACACTTATTGCTTGGAACCTCCACTTGTAAGGATTCCTGAAGGAAACTGGTATTGCCCATCTTGTGTTGTCCGTAACTCTATGGTTCAGGGTGCATCAGAACATTCTCAAGTTGGTGGTCAAcataagggaaaaaaatatcagGGAGAAATTACTCGTCTGTGCTTGGAGGAACTCAGGCATCTAACAACTGTTATGGAAGAAAAAGAGTATTGGGAGTTTAATGTGCATGAG AGAACTTTCCTCCTTAAGTTTTTATGTGATGAGTTGCTTAACTCAGCTCTCCTTCGTCAACACCTTGAGCAGTGCACTGAAGTAACAGCTGAGTTGCAGCAGAAATTGCGTTCTTTTTCTGTAGAATTCAAAAACTTAAAGTCCAGGGAAGAAACTGTGGCTGCAAGAGTTGCAAAGGTAGAGGCAAGTATGACAAATTCTGTTGCAGAAATTTGTATGAAGGAAGGGCCAGCTACTGTTATTAGAAACAATGGTAAATGCATAGAACAGCCACAGAACTCAAGCAATAGAAGTAACTGCTCTGTTATTGCTCTAGAGGAATCTGGGCCTATGTATCCAACGGATGCTGAAGGTCAAATAGAAGAGCCTCATGGTGATAACAGTAAAATGCCTTCTCAAAAGAATGATGAATCAATTAAGCCTAATGAACATCCTTTAGCAAGTTCTCTGCTACAAGAAATTGATAACTTGAGTGGAGAAATCCGTTCGCAGCATAACTTACAAGAGTTGGCAAGGGATGCTGCCACTCTCGCATCTCCTTCAAATAATCAGGGACCTTCTGTTCCCAACGAACTTCACGTAACTGAGGGTACATGTTCTGTTACCATGAATGAGCCACAGGCTCACAACCTTGAGTTGAACAACATCAGGAATGACATACTTCTTCTACAGGAGTCCATTACTTCTTTAGAGCAACAGCTTTTGAAGCTATCCGTGCGTAGGGAGTTTTTAGGCTCTGATTCTAGTGGTCGATTATATTGGGTTTTACCTCTGCCTGGTATGCATCCTTGTCTTATTGTTGATGGGAGTCCCGAATTGCagcagaaaagaaaaatattggaTTTCCGAGGCCCAGTTGACAAAGGCTTAGTGCTAAAGAATTCCAGTTCTTCGGGATCAGATGCTTACTCAAGTTCAAAAGGCTCCAAAGCTTGTTGTCCTTTTCAGTATGATCCCTATGCTGTGACAGCCACAAGTTCGCACTGGATTCTTTATCAAACTGATGCAGAAATTGAAGAACTTGTTAATTGGTTGAGGGATAATGACCCAAAGGAAAGAGAACTGAAAGACTCTATACTAAACTGGAAAAAAATAAGGTTCCAGGACTCTCAACATACTAAAAAGCAAAGCTGGGATGAGTACCAAAGTGCCTCATCGGCACCAACAAACGGTGATAAAGTTGATTGCTTTGATTGTCTTGTTACAAAGGCAGCCACACTGCTGGAGAAGAAGTATGGTCCTTGCTTTGAGTCAGAAGAAGTCTTGAAGAAGGGAGGAAAACGGGCTAGAGTGACTAGTCAAGAGAAAATGTATCGTTGTGAATGTTTGGAGCCTATCTGGCCTTCGAGAAACCATTGTCTATCCTGCCATAGAACATTTTCTACTGCTGTTGAATTTGAGGAGCATAATGATACGTGCAATTCAGCTCCACCAGCTTATGAGAAGAACAAAGAAGCAAGTAATTCTCTGAAAGGGAAGGGAAATAAGAAATCTGATATCTCTCGCGCAGCATGTGGTACTGATGTGGAACTTGTTGAAACTTCTAAGCCCTCTGGATTGATTAGATTTCAAAACGATGGTTGCCCTTTTGATTTGAATGAAATAAGTTCCAAGTTTATGACACAAGATTCTAACAAAGAATTAGTACAAGAGATTGGTCTTCTTGGTTCAAAGGGGATACCGTCATTAATCCCATCTGTATCTCCTTTTCTCAGCGACTCAACACTAATGTTAATGTCTTCTCAGAAAGAGGTAGGTGTTCCAGATGGTCAGATAATGGCTTCTGAGACACTGTCATCTTCTCAAGGAAAGCAGAGCATGAAAAATGCTGGCAATGACAACATGGCTGATGATGCTTCTAGAAAATCTGGTTCAAATGGGACACATGAAGTGCTAAAAAGTAAGAAACCAGCCTTTGGATGTTCTGAACAAAGGGATAGAAAATCCTCTTCACATGTTCGTGTCCCAAAAGTGGGAATCAATCAATGTTGTGTAGTTCCTCAGTCTTCATTGAGGCCATTAATTGGTAGAACATCACAGATAAAAAGGCGACTCAAGGTTAATTTGCTTGATATTGATGCTGCACTCCCTGAAGAAGCTTTGAGACCTTCAAAGGCACACTTGGAAAGGAGGTGGGCATGGCGTGCATTTGTTAAATCTGCAGAGACAATATATGAG ATGGTCCAGGCAACAATTATATTGGAAGACATGATTAAGACTGAGTTCTTGAGAAATGAGTGGTGGTATTGGTCATCACTCTCAGCTGCTGCCAAGACTTCGACCATGTCTTCTCTTGCCTTGCGTATATACTCCCTTGATGCAGCCATTATTTACGACAAGTCTACAACAAATTTAAATCCAGTTGAAAATCTGAAGCTTGACAGCACACCAGAGCACAAGCCACTGCCCGGTGTGGAACTGCTTGAAAAGTCCAAGGTCAGCCGAAAGTCTAACAGGAAAAGGAAAGAGCCAGAGGGTTGA